The genomic DNA ACGGAAGTTGCATCGGTTGAGCGCGTACGCAATAGACTGCTTGGAATACCCTTGCTGAACAATGGTTTGAAGGTGACGCTGCATAGCGGTCTTGAGGTACAGTATGTGGTGAATAAGGCAGGCCAGTGGGTAGAGGATGTGGAGCGGTCGGTTGCCGATGCGAAGAAGTCGGGCGTGGTATAACGCTTGGCTTTTTTCTGTTTACAAGAGTTTTGTTCTTTATGATAGAATAGAAAACAAGAAAATTATGGAATAATTTAAGGGGTGCCTATGGTTAAACACCTATCATCTAAACTATTCAATCTCCTACTCTCCCTTTTCGGCATCATCCTCCTGGGGTCGATCCCAGCCCTGTTTGATCAGATGAACCTCTCTTTTTCAGGATACATACAGTCCATTCGAGGGGTGATTCTGATGCTTGTCGGATTGAAGCCTGCAGTCTATGGAGGCATGGCTGGCTTAGAAAAGCCGATCTTCCCACAAGTATTTGTTCATCTGGGGGAGTCGGGATTGATTTTTTTCCTTTCTCTTTTGTCCGCATTGGCGGTGGCTTTGTTCATCGTGTTTGTTTATTTCTTGCTTCCGAGATGGAGCCAGGCTGGGATTGCGTTCTGTCTCCGGGTGCTGGACGGGATTCCGGATATCCTTTTCATGATTGGGACGCAGCTACTGGTGATCTATGTGTTTAAGGCGACGGGGATTGCCATGGCACATGTAGCAACGGTTCAGGGGGAACGGGCAGTTCTTTTGCCGGTGGTCAGCCTCGCGATTCCCACGATGCTCATGTTCTTGAAACTGCTGATCCTTCGATACGGTCAGGAGGTAGAAAAGGATTATGTGGTACTGGCAAGGGCGAAGGGAGTCTCTCCTTCTGCGATTCTGAATCACCATGTGCTCAGGAATGTGGTGGTAAGCACAGTGTATTACATAAGGCATCATCTTTGGTTCATCCTTTCAAACTTGTATCTGGTGGAAGTGCTGTTCAACGTTCCGGGCATTTCCTGGTTCATCAAGGATTATCCCACGACGGAGGTTTTCACAGTGGCACTGCTTCTGATTTACGTGCCCATCTATCTTTTATTTCACCTATTTGAATGGGCGATTCCGGGAGAATGGAGGCATGGAGGATGATGTGGAGAAAGAACGGAGGTGCCATCCTATCGGGGCTATTCCTCTTGTTGCTTGTTCTTGCGAGTATAGGCAATACCTTTTGGAACGATGGAGACGTAAGCCAAACCGTCTTGCTGAAGGGTGAGGACGGGACCATTTCGGCTCCTCCATTCCCTCCATCGAAGGAGTTTTTATTAGGGACGGATGAGAAGGGGTATGACCTTCTCGGGCGGGCCATAGAGGGAGCCAAGTGGAGCATCGGGATCACGATATTGATTGCGTTTTTAAGGACATTCTTCGCATTCTGGGTCGGTATGGTCATGACGTATGTTCCGAGGTGGCTGTATGCGAGGCTTGAGGCGTTGTTCGATAGTTTTTCCATATTGCCCCTCACGATGGTGGTATTTGTGATTTTGGAGTCTGTTCTCTTGGTATCTAGCGGTACGAGTCCTGCCCCTTTTTATAAGCGGGCCGGTTTTGAGGTGCTGATCCTGGTCATCCTCGTCCTGCCGCCCCTTTCCTTTTATATGGCGAAGGAGGCGAAACGCATCAAGGAGAGGGAGTTCATGGATGCGGCCAGGGTACTGGGCGGATCGGAAAGGCATCAGATATGGAGCCACATCATACCGCATCTCCTTCCAGTATCGGGGGTGATGTTCATCCAGCAGTTCGTCCAGACGTTGATCATCTTCCTTCATCTGGGGGTGCTTGGCCTCTTCTTTGGAGGGACCATGGTATTCATGGGTCCGAATGGTCCCGAGATTGAATCGATCAGCCAGGAATGGTCGGGGTTGATTGGAGCGAACTTCCGATATATCGTATCCCATCCGTGGATCCCGCTTGCGCCGATCGGATTTTACACCGTAACGATCATTGCCGCCCAAACGCTGCTGAAATGGATCGAGGGCAAGACGGGAAAGCGGTCTTCACTGTAGAATAAAAACGTAACGGAAAGGAATGGACATCATGGACATCAAAAGAAAATGCGCCAAAGCAGCCCTGAACTACATAGAAAACGGCACAGTGATCGGACTGGGCGGAGGCAGCACCATCGCTCACCTCATCCGCTTCATCAAGGAAGAGCAGCTCGACATCAAGGTGGTCACGCCTTCATGGGAAACGAAGCGGAATTGTGAGGAAGTGGGCATGGCGGTCATTCCCCTGTCGGAAGTCTCAGAGGTGGATGTAGCCTTTGATGGATGCGATCAAGTGGACGAACATCTCCATGCCCTGAAGAGCGGTGGAGGCATTCATACCGATGAAAAATTGGTGGCAAGGATGGCTGAGGAGTATATCCTTCTGGTTGACGAGTCCAAAGTGGTGCAGGAACTAACGTACGAGCATCCCGTCGTACTTGAGGTGATCCCGAAGGCTCTAGCCTTTGTCACGCACCAGCTCTCAGATGCAGAGAGGGTAGAAATCCGCATGAGCCGTGATAAGGATGGTCCCGTCATGACAGAACGCGGGAATCTGCTTTTGGATGTGTACGTGCAGGGAAATCAGGATAGTGCGAGGTTGGAGGATCGGTTGAAAGGAATGCCCGGTGTGCTCGATGTTTCCCTTTTCACATCCGTCGTGACAAAGGCATTGGTGGCGGGTGAGTCCGGTATACGCGAAATGACAAAGCGTTAAGCGGCTAGAAACTTATGAGGCAAATGGGTTCTGCAGGAATAGCGGCAGTCCTTCCCACAAATCCCCGCACCATTCTTCAATCATAGTGACAACAACCCATGTTTCTTTCATACACTATCTTGAGGTGAAGAATATGCCAAGAGTAAAGTATAAGGATTCAGATGTGGCCCTCATGGCAAGGATGATGCGGGCAGAAGCCGAAGGGGAAGGGAAGCAGGGCATGCTTTACGTGGGCAATGTCATCGTGAACCGTGCTGTGGCAGAGTGTCTTGATTTCAAGGATGTGCGGACGATTCCACAGGTCATTTACCAGGTGCAGGGCGGCAACTATTCCTTCGAGGCCGTACAGAAGGGGAATCTGTTTTATAACCGGGCAAGATCGGTGGAAAAGCGGCTCGCGAAGCAGAATCTGGATTACTGGCGGCAGCAACCCGGGAAGTATGCCCTCTGGTACTTCAACCCGTACGCCCCGTGCCCCCCAACGTGGTATGATCAGCCGTTGGCCGGACAATTTAAGAACCATTGCTACTATGAACCGAAAGCCAACACATGCGCCAGCGTGTATCGAGGATGACACATGGAGGACTTCCTGACTGGCAGGAGGTTCTTTTTTTGTATAAACGACCGGTCGATGAGCCTAAACTGAAGGGGAAGACCTATCCTTATTAATGCACAGCAAAAGTATGTTAAACTTTAGGAAGTAAATTTTTTAGAATGAGGTATTTCAGCATGAATAAAGTGAAAAAGAAGAACCGCAGCAAGTTGTTTTTACTGATCAGGGGGCTGATGGTGGTCCTCGGCGGATTCATTGCCGCCTACGGTCTTGAGACCGTTTTGATTCCGAATAACGTGTCCGATGGAGGCGTCACGGGGATCAGCATCGTCCTTTCCCAGCTCGGCAATATGCCACTTGGGGTTCTGATCGCCATCATCAACATCCCGTTTGTCTGGTTGGGCTATAAGCAGATCGGGAAGAGTTTTGCCATTTTCTCTATTATCGGAATTGCATCGCTTGCGATTGGGACAAGCCTTATGCACCATATTCCGGCTATCATCGATGGGGACACATTGCTCGTCACAGTCGTCGGGGGGATCATCCTTGGTTTCGGAATGGGGCTTGCGCTCCGTAACGGTGGAGCCCTGGATGGAATTGATATGCTTGCCGTCCTCCTGTCGCGTAAGCTGCCGTTCGGTACGAGTGATTTCATCCTGTTCCTGAACTTATTCGTCTTCATCTTCGTCTCCACGGTATTCGGTCTGCAGGGAGCGATCCTGTCGGCGATTGCCTACTTCATCGCGTCAAAAGTGATCCATATCGTCGAAGAGGGGCTCAGCGGCTCCAAGACGTTCAAAATCATTTCGTCAGAACCGAAGCTCATGGTCGAAACCATCCGCGACCGGCTCGGGCGAAGTGCTACGTATAAGGAAGCGTACGGTGGCTACTCTCATGAGAAATTCATGGAAATCACCTGCGTGATCAACCGATTGGAAGAAAGCAAGCTGAAGGAAATCATCGCCGATATCGATCCTTCTGCATTCGTGACCATCTATGATGTCGCGGAAGTAAAGGGCGGTAACTTCAGGAAAAACGATATTCACTAAACCTAAGACCCCTCCCGGTTTTATACCAGGAGGGGCTTTTACGTATTCTTCGACTGCAACGGGGGAAAGGGGTATACTGATAGGAAAAAGAAGGGGGTTTCCACCTATGACAAAACCGAATTGGGGTATCCTTGGCCCTGGAGGCATCGCATCAAGCTTCGCAAAAGCGATCCGGGAAGTGAACGGGAACATCGCCGGTGTATGGGCGAGAAAAGTGGAAAAGGCAAAGGCGTTCGCAGAAGAGCACGGCGTCGAGAACGTGTATGAAAACGTGGAAAGCATGCTTGCGGATGACGGCATCGACATCG from Rossellomorea marisflavi includes the following:
- a CDS encoding ABC transporter permease subunit, whose amino-acid sequence is MMWRKNGGAILSGLFLLLLVLASIGNTFWNDGDVSQTVLLKGEDGTISAPPFPPSKEFLLGTDEKGYDLLGRAIEGAKWSIGITILIAFLRTFFAFWVGMVMTYVPRWLYARLEALFDSFSILPLTMVVFVILESVLLVSSGTSPAPFYKRAGFEVLILVILVLPPLSFYMAKEAKRIKEREFMDAARVLGGSERHQIWSHIIPHLLPVSGVMFIQQFVQTLIIFLHLGVLGLFFGGTMVFMGPNGPEIESISQEWSGLIGANFRYIVSHPWIPLAPIGFYTVTIIAAQTLLKWIEGKTGKRSSL
- the rpiA gene encoding ribose 5-phosphate isomerase A — encoded protein: MDIKRKCAKAALNYIENGTVIGLGGGSTIAHLIRFIKEEQLDIKVVTPSWETKRNCEEVGMAVIPLSEVSEVDVAFDGCDQVDEHLHALKSGGGIHTDEKLVARMAEEYILLVDESKVVQELTYEHPVVLEVIPKALAFVTHQLSDAERVEIRMSRDKDGPVMTERGNLLLDVYVQGNQDSARLEDRLKGMPGVLDVSLFTSVVTKALVAGESGIREMTKR
- a CDS encoding cell wall hydrolase translates to MPRVKYKDSDVALMARMMRAEAEGEGKQGMLYVGNVIVNRAVAECLDFKDVRTIPQVIYQVQGGNYSFEAVQKGNLFYNRARSVEKRLAKQNLDYWRQQPGKYALWYFNPYAPCPPTWYDQPLAGQFKNHCYYEPKANTCASVYRG
- a CDS encoding ABC transporter permease subunit encodes the protein MVKHLSSKLFNLLLSLFGIILLGSIPALFDQMNLSFSGYIQSIRGVILMLVGLKPAVYGGMAGLEKPIFPQVFVHLGESGLIFFLSLLSALAVALFIVFVYFLLPRWSQAGIAFCLRVLDGIPDILFMIGTQLLVIYVFKATGIAMAHVATVQGERAVLLPVVSLAIPTMLMFLKLLILRYGQEVEKDYVVLARAKGVSPSAILNHHVLRNVVVSTVYYIRHHLWFILSNLYLVEVLFNVPGISWFIKDYPTTEVFTVALLLIYVPIYLLFHLFEWAIPGEWRHGG
- a CDS encoding YitT family protein; protein product: MNKVKKKNRSKLFLLIRGLMVVLGGFIAAYGLETVLIPNNVSDGGVTGISIVLSQLGNMPLGVLIAIINIPFVWLGYKQIGKSFAIFSIIGIASLAIGTSLMHHIPAIIDGDTLLVTVVGGIILGFGMGLALRNGGALDGIDMLAVLLSRKLPFGTSDFILFLNLFVFIFVSTVFGLQGAILSAIAYFIASKVIHIVEEGLSGSKTFKIISSEPKLMVETIRDRLGRSATYKEAYGGYSHEKFMEITCVINRLEESKLKEIIADIDPSAFVTIYDVAEVKGGNFRKNDIH